From the Cydia amplana chromosome 8, ilCydAmpl1.1, whole genome shotgun sequence genome, the window ttcatttaaaatgttaaatcgaGCCCCTCCTGAATGTATTAGTGCAGTGTTAGGATAAAATTCTAGTTTTAAAATTGTTGAATACTTAGCTAAGAAGTTTGATCCATCCCTTCCCATTTGTAACTTAAAACGTACTGataacataaaacataaatatatatcaaataataatattaatgaatTAATTCTACTTCTTAGTAAGTAATGCTGAATTTAGATTGAGTTATGAGGTTTAGAGTAGTGCCAGAAtcgctaatatttttttttaatgagatgaacaagcatttattataacaatcataatacataggcATAGGGGTAGATACTACATaggtagggtagaaaaggggtttCCATAATATTTGATTATATACTTACtactaaaataattgtaaagtACTTAAACAATGATCAAGTTTCTatcgcggttttttttttcagatggcTGGTGGTGGTGATCCGAAATGGCAGAAAGATGCGTCGGATCAGAATTTCGACTACATGTTCAAACTCCTCATCATTGGCAACAGTTCTGTAGGAAAAACCAGGTATGTAGTGGTATCTTAAACTACCACGAACCAAATTTGACTAAAACAGATACCTGCTtataacaagtaggtacctattacttcCGATGTGTAACTAGGTAAAACTGCTCCAACTAATGATTACGACACACGATTTTTGAAGGAAATAATCTCTACTAATATTATTCTGTCtgtcggttcagcggtttaagtaaCGCTTTAGATGTAACTGgttaagatgaaatttggtatggagattgtTTGAGGCCAGAGGAAGTACATAGGATCGTttttattatcatcatcattccgcgcagacaaagtcgcgggcagacgCTGGTAAGATTAATACGGATATATTTTGCTGCGGGATACTATTTTCACATTGATtatgattagtgtttattgcgagttcatatATTTACCACTGGCAAAAGTACAAACTCGCAAAAAATATGGCCTCAATATGAAGCTCAGTCACACTTACCCGTATATCACACTTTACTCGTATTTATCTTATATTATAAACCAATAGGATAACCCCACCAATTCTTTATCCGTCTATAATTTGAATACCTATATCATGTAATGTAAAACATCAGTGATTGTAACTGTAGATTCCACCATTTTTAAATggctgtattttgtatttaacttTTTTCCAGTTTTCTATTCCGTTACGCGGATGACTCATTCACATCAGCATTCGTATCGACGGTGGGGATCGATTTCAAGGTGAAGACGGTCTTTCGCCACGACAAACGCGTTAAACTTCAGATATGGGTGAGTTGCAACTAGGAAATAAATCAATAGTAGATTGAACACCAACGGATTTGGTATAAAATGTATCCGTTGGGTTACTACAATTATTCAATGAACGTTACCTCAAGAAATACTACAAGATAATAATACTATATACTTAGTCGTGTTTTGTAATGGGTGTCATTTTATGGCATTGAGAAATTATAAGTTGGTAAAATTATCAGAAGTAACTAAGTAAAGTGCTCATGCTCATTAATCAGGATATTATAATACTTTTACTGTGTTTAGATCATTTCGAAAATCAAAACCGCTTAGCTGAATCAGCAGCAGACTATATAATAGAGGGAAtcaatttataaattaattatagtcCTTACCTTACCtataaaaacaatacataattaAGTATTGATGAGTCACATAATTGACTAGCAAGAAGGGGTGGAAAAGAAACTTATTATGTTgccttaaaacatttaaaactcaACGACATGACAGTGATAGCGTCACCATCTTTTTCTTTTGTGTAAGAACCATCACTCAATAATTTAATCACGCCTGTATACAATTTTAACAccgtatctatttattatgttaATAAAGTGCTCggataacatgatttaaaggGAAGTAAAAGAAAAGTAGCCTCGGGAGAATACAAAATTatgcaaattttgttggaaactaTACGCGGGTCGAAAATTTACTTGAACCTTTACAGAATCTCTGTGGGatttttatacctatttaatctgtgatatgaaaagttattcagtTATTTTGAGTTAGTAAAGTGAGCTAAGAGCTTATATTATTATGGATAATGTTAAGAACAAGTAGCACGTTCCATGTAAGTATGTAGGTTTcaggtaaaataaaattgtccacgacattttatttaagtacctacctacattcgatataaaaaaaaatgaattaattaaataataataatacattgttCGCCTTAACACAAAGAAgcaaggtgcaaaagtgtaaacatatcgttGAATTTAACTGTAcatgtacttaataataaaatatattgtggTGATTACCTAGGAAAATTTTAGGAAAATCAAGTTCAGAATAAATTGTCATTTTTAATAAacaggtagagttagaccaagaaaagtgtgcaacgattttgatagcatacgcagtgcaagtgttatttattcataatttcatagaagtttgacgtttaaaataacactttcactgcgtgtgctatcaaaatctatgcagacttttcttggtataACTCTAATACATTTCAACTATAACTTTCCAGGATACTGCAGGACAAGAGCGTTACCGGACTATTACAACGGCATACTACCGAGGAGCCATGGGTTTCATCCTCATGTATGACATCACTAATGAGGAGAGTTTCAACAGCGTACAAGATTGGTGAGTCACATTTAACAAGTATGACTTttacatagaaggtaggatcctatagaagtggtatacgcgtgcctccgtgagggacaaaacataggcaatgcgacgctatgattggtcgaatttatttgttgcccaccataacccatactaatttatatacaaagacaaacaataatagcgcttttgctgctactcctactgaaagatacataagactatcccgttcgctcATTTGCACCCATCATGccttatccagttaaaatactagattcatggtctTTTATCATCCTGGGATccagtagccttaccacgactgccttagcagCGTCAAACTGACATATTGACTAACGTTTGCGTAACTTATTttctaatatatacctataggagaccgagctttgttcTGAAAAcctacaaaaactcaaaaatctgcgttttcccagaggtaagacctagctagatggaattttcgcccccgaaatccCCCATATAgccaatttcatcgaaatcgttagagccgtttcctagatcctcaaaatatatatacatataaataaataaatatacaagaattgctcgtttaaaggtataagatatatctcgctcgcactaatatgcgagtatgaGTACGAGTGAGAAGCattgaaagtaagttacgcacgcgctagcgaatatgtcagtgtcatagtgttggtagccgtactgattaTCTTGAGACAATCTTGCTTATTAgtttccgtttttttttaaattttatgttaTAAGTAATCTTTCGATTTAATCGCTTTCATTTCTGGTCAAGAAGAGCACAGGTAGAGACCATTAACTGATTTgacattcaattcaattcaattatttatttaattaaaatccaAAGATCCATAATATTGTTAGTgcaacaaatcttaaaattacttaaggttagtgacattaaaataataataagcctatctacaaataacacaaaaagaaAAAGTACATACTTAAGATTAATATAAGTAGGCAACCTAAAACTAGGTTCACAAATTTTGAGCGTTGAGcgtagggccaccccacatttggcgtctttcgggcgtcggcgtctgagcgcctaccgcgaaccacgttcgacgtgttgcctctctgtcgcacttgtaaatccgtacgtaagtgtgacagggaggtaacacgtcgaacgtggttcgcggtaggccctctggtcagcgctatggccgctgctcgacgcaacgtcgacgcaactgcgcagcgacgtcattttccatggcgctgaccagacgccgacgcccgaaagacgccaactgtggggtggcccttagacaTGAACATGAATGAATTAGTTGCTCAGGTGTATGTggttatttacaaactttattacCTCTTCAGGGTGACGCAAATAAAGACATATTCATGGGACAATGCGCAAGTGATCCTGGTGGGCAACAAGTGCGACATGGAAGAGGAGCGTGTGGTGAGCGCGGAGCGCGGCCGGCAGTTAGCTGAGCAACTAGGCGTCGAGTTCTACGAGACCAGTGCTAAGGAGAACATCAATGTTAAGGTACATCtaccctttaaaaaaatatattacttcgtttgtattgttatatttttagaaCCTGTAATGTTCACGTCTTGTAGTCATTCCTTCATTTCTGAAaagcccggttctttcaataATAGCTTACCTCCAGTTAAAGTCTACATGGGCTGTCTTGATTGTGTCACTTAGGTTAACAAGGATTTTCTGTTTGGAATTTAATACATTCACTGCCATCGTTATCGTAGTGCTACGCTCGTATCCGATATCAGTGTTTTTaggctttgtagaggaaagtgACCACAAACAGAGAACCTGCCAAGCGGGTACCCGGTACTCAATGGGATAATTACAAGAAATGACACATACGGTTAAAGGGATTGCAGAAGGGTTAAGATGGTCGGCTCTtaatcatttgtcaccatgcctgtcacgttctaacaaatatataaatgcgaaagtgacgcatggcatgacaggtgataaaatgtGACCATAATATCGCTGTAGATATACATAGGTTGACGTTTTTCAGATATAACTCATtttagatgtcatatattatttatattattgtataatattgttttaatcACAAAATTACTTCACCAGTCTGTGTTCGAGCGCCTGGTGGACATAATATGCGACAAAATGTCCGAGAGCTTGGACTCTGAGCCGGCCATGCTTGCCGGAGGGGCCCGCGGCCAGCGCCTCACGGAGCAGCCACAAGGGAACACGACCAGCAACTGCAACTGTTAATGTACTGTCAATTTTAACTGGGCTATGGCTTGGGAAGGAGCTGTTGAATCTGTAGCGTTTAGCACTCGTGGTAGACGCGGTCGTAAAACTAATAAGTCAATATCAGCGTGCACAAAATCCAATTTGTATTGAGCCAATACATTTACGAGGTGTATAAAACGAATATTTATTCTGACGGCATCTAGAAGTTATCGATCAGAATGTAACTTTCACGACCTTGTTCAGGCAATAGGACCAATCAATCACTCGTTAGTTTTGTTTCATATAtcgttaccatttttttttgcaCCGTTGTACACTGATTCTGTAAACGTTTTTCGTATACACATATTCTGCTACGAGTGCTTTATCCGCTAAGTTCTTTAAAGCTACCTCCAAAAAGTAAACCAATATTGAGgagagaataaataaaatatagttaatttaaaaaaatcaatgtTATAGTTACATTTCTGTATTtctaaattgaaataaataacccCTTACGGTTCCATAATTATGATGTTTTAAATCACTACATAATTTGTCACAGGACATATTAGATTTTAACACTTACGAGTACCATAGAATTAACACTTATTTGAACGAATAATACTATTATTACAAATGTTAAAACTTATGTGtatctatataatattattgattATCTATAGGTGTTAGGTAGCTATATCTATTGTGAGCTGGAGTAGGGATCTGATACTTCTTATAGCTAGTTGTTAACCTGATGGTTCCCTTCAATTAGTTTTTCTCTCGTTGGCTAAGTCTAGCTGATTATGTTTTGCTTGTATTAAATGGTGTCTATGGCGAAGTaacattgtttttattgttataaaaatTAACAACGAGAATAAAACAATTGGGGACAAAAATCGTGTTTAATTAACATCAATCGCTACATCAACTGATGACCTATCCGCTTGGAGCAATCGTGACTCCTAAATAAATGGTGGATTAATTGTAATATGGACAAATATTAAACCCAAAATTGTAACTCGCATTTTATGTTTAGCAAATATttgtaaacataatttaaaattctGCTAATGCTTATTTTTTCAACCAGTATTCATTTGGAGCCATGAGCATAGCtaatttattcaacatttaagtttattttatataagtagCTAAATTAGTTGTTGAATTCGTtgtagctaaaatttattttggcTTGTTGTTTAATCGTAAATCGGGTACATATTGCTTGTACTTAGCGTTTCACATTGTAAATACGTTATCCagtgtataaaataaactactGTATAGTATTATATCTACGTACTATATAAATCTGTTTGTATTCTTGTTACTACGCTATGTTAATACTAAATATAGGTGTTTATTTAACCAAAACATACTTTATCCTAACGATAGAGGCATGTTTTAGTTGTcctttattttcatttcataatttatatgtatactaATTAAAACCGTCTATAACGACTgcgtataataaatatataatatgtactcTTTAAAATTGTAGAGTACAGATttgaaattacaaaatataGAAAAGTATTTTGTAAATCATTACATAACATGACAAACCATATTGAACAACGCACTTTTGATTTCTCAAAAGTTGTGCATCATTTATAGTTAGTCGTCTTTAATATTACAGTAGATTTTTTAGTCTCTGTTTCTGTACAAGTTCACTTATAATTTACTTATTGTCGTTATGGGCGGATCCCACAGTATTGTGTAGGTGTATGTATCCGGCGTGTTTTCCTCATGTGAAAATTACAGCTAGGTGTATCTGTAGGCGACATAGACAATACGATTTATATCAAGTTATGTTGAAACATGAgcacatttatttttttaaatactaattatGTATTGTTTAGATATTAATTAAGAATAAGTCATCGATTTTTTTCATGTGGTAAAACcgaattaggtatttaaaatacgTATCTACTTCATTAGATGActaatttcgcgaaaaatttgTGAAACCAAACACGTTATGACGTCGCCAAATTTATTAAAAGTACAATAGATATTGTctaaagaaaaataaacttaCTGAAAACTATTTTTTGCAAGCTATGATGCTTATCAATTATCATAATTACCTATCAATAGAAAaaagtattatatttttaacaaaatctaCGATCGGTTTGAAACACCTGGgttttgaaaatattaaaacagcATGTGTCAATCCTGACTTAATAAATTACCTACCAAGAAACTACGACGGGAAACGTGATCAAAACAGATGCTCTTTTTGACCGGCTGCATAACGTGTAACCATGGAAATCTAGCAGAGTGAAAAGTGTTGATATTCTCGTCATTTTGAAGGTCAATAGCTGGTGAGTTtagtttgttgaaaaaaaaaactatagctaTGGATATAATTTCCACACGTTCTAATGTTGGCATGGCCGGTGGAAATGGGCTTAATATAACAGTAGACGTATCGTATCTAGCAGTGTGTGTGAGTCCTGTAGCAGGGCGTGAAGGAGGCATATCGTAGTAACGGGCTTTAGTAGATTGTGTTGATtagcaattaatatttaaaccaTCAATATTTCACTATTTTTAAGTATTATTTGCAGAATATAACTTAATGAACGTTTTTTCTATATTGTATCACACAAATTTTGGCTGGATAAGCTGCAGGAAAGAATTAAACTAGTAGTACCTATTCataattgtatgttatataaTATTTGTTGTGTGTTAAAGGAATTATTTAAAGATACACCCGTGTAAAAGATTcacgaatataattatataaattattaaatattcagATGTTTctctgattatttatttttgtgtacagGCATAATCCATAATCCCAAGAAATTATTTTCGGCGAAAAGTTCCTATACGGTAGGTTGGTGTAAGCTTGGGGCCAATAACTCatataacataggtataaatgTTGTACCGTAAATTAAACACGACAAAAAATAGAAAAGAAGATAAAATATCTATAGAGCTAACGACATGCGTAAATGCAAAACCCCCCTTCTTCTAGATAGTAAACCACCCCTATCTCCGTCTAGGCCTGCCATGACGTCGTCTTGTGGTGTCCGATGAAACTAACACAGTCCCTCTAATGCTCCCTGTCCTGATAATTTTATCATTCCCTCCATAAGGGGTTATAAAGTTGACGCAGCGTTCTAGGTATACCAAGTACCTATCATATGTTTCATGCCAATGAAAACACTAAGAGACACTTCCTTAGAAAAGACACTATATTTGGTGGTTACTTTTAGGTTTTTCCTGACTTAGCCTTGCGAAATCGGTACATATATTGACGCCAATGCACGGGGTCATCACTGATTTCATACTGAAGATATTGTAAAGTCAGAAAAAGACACACTATGAAGCAGAAATGTATAACATCCATGATGTTACAATAACTAGGTCGCAAGTTGCAATCGATTGGGTCAAGGATGCTCTCAAATCAAGGCCGAAGCTCAGAGTACAATGAGAAGGAGAGAGGGTTACTGTTGCGTTAACACTTCAAATGTACACATACATAAGCAGCTACGTCGCCACCATTTGCTTTATGAAAACTTTTTATAGCAATATGCCTGCCGTAATATCTGACACTGAAAGAATTAACTAATAAACTTCTgcgattttttttatgcaaGTAAAGTCAGGTATATACCTGAAATATCTTAGGCCCAAATCCATATTCATTTTTCAAGAGGAGGAGAATCAAAaacaattgtatttttatttttattttcatataaaaccttattttgcagtatagtcagcagcagaagtagctaagtGGGTAaggcatttaaaataaatggcTATACAGGCTCTTATTTTCTAAACAATAAAGATGTGTGcagttcattttgaacaccttgaaCTTCTGGTGACTGACTGTACAAATTTTGACACAGtaaatttacatatattattttattagtgaCTAACGCGTATTAACGGCATCTCGCGGGACATTTGTTGAACTACAACCCCGACTGTTGGCTTATTAGAAGAACTGTAACAGACTGAATATTGCCAAGAAATTCATAACTCCCAAGTTCAATTTAGTTCAATATTGTTGAAATAGATGGcgtaaatgtaaattttctcatTTGTTCTAAAAgtggtaaggtaaacgtactggtgctcgaaaTGGTCCCAGTACATAatatcatcttgaaacttaagtcattgttaatagaggtgacagcagggtgtcatcaactcatcagggtggcattagcatgtcgagcagtagcacgtttaccttacattatgttaaaaattatgGTTCTGGCCTCGAATGTCCAATTTTCCAAATGTCCAGTCCCCGTGCGTCCAATTCCTTGAACGACCAATCCCCGTATGTCTAATTACCTGAACGTCCGATCCCTGTATGTCTAATTACCTGAACGTCCAATCCCCGTATGTCCAATTCCTTGAATGCCTCCTCCTCGTACGTCCAATTACCCGAATGTCTAATATCTGATTCCCTGTACGTCCAATCTTTGTATGTCTAATGACCCAATTGACCGTTTCGTCTATGATGAAACATCAGAACCTGGCTGGACGTCTAGTAGAGTAACAAATAGTCCGTTTGCCTACGAAATTCGCCACATATTGTTGGCCTACTATTCAGGTGACACTAAAAACCGTTTATTtacgaaattgtagaaaattaagaaataaaatctttttacgaaaataaaacatggcttttatctatattttctgaatttttataataagtagATGCATTTTTTCAaagcattgatatagaataagagAACAGGATACACAATCAGCCCAAAAAAGTGGGGCCCAGCTGCCCGGGCAGCTTACTGTCGCATTATTTTGTGGCATGGCTCAAActgatagagacaaaccaaagaaagtctgcagcgcaataatttgacatcgaattaaaaaactacatatggcaatgttttttaagcagtcagtaaacgtcatgcactatggtatctgtttgtcaaaatcgtttaaatattcattgtgttttgtgatgaacggaataaacatggtgaaaccttacaaaaccggcgtgcgggagttacttttccgcatgacgaataattttatacttgtaaaaagtcagcacgaggcgattcaagctgaaaaacgacaatgtttacaaaatttggagttgatgacgggtaagtggaatgaaacatcttaatacttcaccatatgtacctacttagataatataatattggtttagactaaggtttcacagcaaattgaacacacctaataggtataggcatacttatgaacttcctctaacatttcgagaaactcattggtactagccgggttttgagctcgaacccacaacctccatgcttatggcatgggtacctactagttaaagctaaaattaatttttaatatatgtttattgttttaatggtttatttcgtttttccgaaaacttcagttcgcaaattgcgggcaatttctctgtcaatctaattacgccttaatgggagtaaaagagaaagatgctcgcatattgagaacttcggtgttcgcggtaggccctctgtgcctatttaccgccgtcgcggatattacaaaagcttattaattttgatgaagccaaatgtcacattctcccaatattatttatcaatattagtatatgtctacatattaatagtgacatctattgttggaatgaaatttattttaccataaaaattaagctatgcatacagcttaattttttcatagacggtaaatatggtagaaatttcacaagtatcaagactatttaatccattttctgtggtgttgtcgcatactgatttttaaaaactacttttaatctagcgctgcagactttctttggtttgtctctacgaAAATATTGCTGTGTATAGATCCCATATCAAGCAGACGCACTAATAatagttatacctacatatattaatagGTAAGAGTCGTACCCGACATGCAATTCTTATCGCTATTCTAATGATCAGTAagataaaaagtaagttaaatGAGTGGTAAATGTACATTTCCATG encodes:
- the LOC134650278 gene encoding ras-related protein Rab-3, producing the protein MAGGGDPKWQKDASDQNFDYMFKLLIIGNSSVGKTSFLFRYADDSFTSAFVSTVGIDFKVKTVFRHDKRVKLQIWDTAGQERYRTITTAYYRGAMGFILMYDITNEESFNSVQDWVTQIKTYSWDNAQVILVGNKCDMEEERVVSAERGRQLAEQLGVEFYETSAKENINVKSVFERLVDIICDKMSESLDSEPAMLAGGARGQRLTEQPQGNTTSNCNC